A stretch of Vibrio maritimus DNA encodes these proteins:
- the atpA gene encoding F0F1 ATP synthase subunit alpha, with translation MQLNSTEISDLIKQRIESFDVVSEARNEGTIVSVSDGIIRIHGLADVMQGEMIELPGGRYALALNLERDSVGAVVMGPYADLKEGMKVTGTGRILEVPVGPELLGRVVNTLGEPIDGKGPIEAKLTSPVEVIAPGVIDRKSVDQPVQTGYKSVDSMIPIGRGQRELIIGDRQIGKTAMAIDAIINQKDSGIFSIYVAIGQKASTIANVVRKLEEHGALQNTIVVVASASESAALQYLAPYSGCAMGEYFRDRGEDALIVYDDLSKQAVAYRQISLLLKRPPGREAFPGDVFYLHSRLLERAARVNEEYVERFTNGEVKGKTGSLTALPIIETQAGDVSAFVPTNVISITDGQIFLQTEAFNAGVRPAVDPGISVSRVGGSAQTKIIKKLSGGIRTALAAYRELAAFAQFSSDLDEATKRQLSHGQKVTELMKQKQYAPMSVFDQALVIFAVERGYLDDVEINKILDFEAALLSYAHSQYADLAKEINTTGAYNDDIEAQLKKLTDDFKATQTW, from the coding sequence ATGCAACTTAATTCCACAGAAATTAGCGACCTAATCAAGCAGCGTATCGAATCTTTCGATGTTGTGAGTGAAGCTCGTAATGAAGGTACTATCGTATCGGTAAGCGATGGTATCATTCGCATTCACGGCCTAGCGGACGTGATGCAAGGTGAAATGATTGAATTACCGGGTGGCCGTTATGCACTAGCACTTAACCTTGAGCGTGACTCGGTTGGTGCGGTAGTAATGGGCCCATATGCTGACCTTAAGGAAGGCATGAAAGTAACAGGTACTGGTCGTATTCTTGAAGTACCAGTTGGTCCAGAATTGCTTGGTCGTGTTGTAAACACGCTAGGTGAGCCAATTGATGGTAAAGGTCCAATTGAAGCGAAACTTACGTCACCAGTTGAAGTGATTGCACCGGGTGTAATCGACCGTAAATCGGTTGATCAGCCAGTACAAACTGGTTATAAGTCAGTTGACTCAATGATCCCAATCGGTCGTGGTCAGCGTGAGCTTATCATCGGTGACCGTCAGATCGGTAAAACCGCGATGGCGATCGATGCAATCATCAACCAGAAAGACTCTGGTATCTTCTCTATCTACGTAGCGATTGGCCAAAAGGCATCTACAATCGCAAACGTTGTGCGTAAACTGGAAGAGCATGGTGCACTACAAAACACTATCGTTGTTGTAGCATCTGCATCTGAATCTGCTGCACTGCAATATCTTGCGCCATACTCTGGTTGTGCAATGGGTGAGTACTTCCGTGACCGCGGTGAAGACGCTCTGATTGTTTATGATGATCTATCTAAGCAAGCGGTAGCTTACCGTCAGATCTCTCTACTACTTAAACGTCCACCAGGCCGTGAGGCATTCCCAGGTGACGTATTCTACCTTCACTCACGTCTACTAGAGCGTGCAGCTCGTGTAAACGAAGAGTACGTAGAGCGTTTCACTAATGGTGAAGTGAAAGGTAAGACAGGTTCTTTGACTGCTCTTCCTATCATCGAAACTCAGGCGGGTGACGTATCTGCGTTCGTACCTACGAACGTAATCTCGATTACCGATGGTCAGATCTTCCTACAAACTGAAGCCTTCAACGCGGGTGTACGCCCAGCCGTTGACCCAGGTATCTCAGTATCTCGTGTAGGTGGTTCAGCACAGACTAAGATCATTAAGAAGCTATCTGGCGGTATCCGTACTGCACTAGCGGCTTATCGTGAACTAGCGGCATTCGCACAGTTCTCATCTGACCTAGATGAAGCAACTAAGCGTCAGCTAAGCCACGGTCAAAAAGTGACAGAGCTAATGAAGCAGAAGCAATATGCTCCTATGTCTGTATTTGACCAAGCGCTAGTTATCTTTGCTGTTGAGCGCGGCTACCTAGATGATGTTGAAATCAACAAGATTCTAGACTTCGAAGCAGCGCTTCTATCGTATGCTCACAGTCAATATGCTGATCTTGCTAAAGAGATCAACACTACGGGTGCTTACAATGACGATATCGAAGCTCAGCTTAAGAAACTGACTGACGATTTCAAAGCAACTCAGACTTGGTAA
- the atpH gene encoding F0F1 ATP synthase subunit delta — protein sequence MSELTTIARPYAKAAFDFAVEKQALDQWVEMLTFAAAIAKNDEIADLISGSVTATRVAEIFNAIGGEQFDEFGQNLIKVMAENGRLVALPDVLVEFLELKKELEKQIDVDVISASELTEEQRTEISNKLEKRLERKVKLNCSVDETLLGGVIIRAGDLVIDNSARGRLNRLSEAMQS from the coding sequence ATGTCTGAATTGACTACAATCGCACGCCCCTATGCTAAAGCAGCATTTGACTTTGCGGTGGAAAAACAAGCGCTAGACCAGTGGGTCGAAATGCTAACGTTTGCCGCTGCAATCGCTAAGAACGATGAAATTGCAGACCTGATTTCAGGATCTGTGACAGCGACGCGAGTGGCTGAAATTTTCAACGCAATTGGTGGTGAACAGTTTGATGAATTTGGTCAAAACCTGATTAAGGTAATGGCTGAAAATGGTCGACTAGTCGCGTTGCCTGATGTGTTAGTTGAGTTTCTAGAGCTGAAAAAAGAGCTAGAAAAGCAAATCGATGTAGACGTGATTTCTGCATCTGAGCTAACCGAAGAGCAGCGCACTGAGATCAGCAACAAACTTGAAAAGCGTCTTGAACGCAAAGTTAAGCTGAATTGCAGTGTAGATGAGACCCTACTTGGTGGGGTTATTATTCGAGCCGGAGATCTTGTAATTGATAACTCAGCACGTGGTCGTTTGAACCGCCTGAGTGAAGCAATGCAGTCTTGA
- the atpE gene encoding F0F1 ATP synthase subunit C, translating to METLLSFSAIAVGIIIGMAAFGTAIGFGLLGGKFLEGAARQPEMAPMLQVKMFIIAGLLDAVPMIGVVIALLFTFANPFVGQLG from the coding sequence ATGGAAACTTTACTGAGCTTTTCTGCAATCGCCGTAGGTATCATCATTGGTATGGCTGCATTCGGTACTGCGATCGGTTTTGGTCTTTTGGGTGGTAAATTCCTTGAGGGTGCTGCTCGTCAACCTGAAATGGCTCCGATGCTTCAAGTTAAGATGTTCATCATCGCTGGTCTACTTGATGCGGTTCCTATGATTGGTGTTGTTATCGCACTTCTATTCACATTCGCGAACCCATTCGTTGGTCAGCTAGGTTAA
- the atpF gene encoding F0F1 ATP synthase subunit B has product MNMNATLLGQAISFAMFVWFCMKYVWPPIMNAIEERQKKIADGLVAAERAAKDLDLAQANASDQMKEAKRTATEVIEQANKRKAQIIDEAREEALAERQKILAQAEAEIEAERNRARDDLRKQVATLAVAGAEKILERSIDKDAQKDILDNITAKL; this is encoded by the coding sequence GTGAATATGAACGCAACTCTGCTAGGTCAAGCAATCTCATTCGCAATGTTTGTGTGGTTCTGCATGAAATATGTATGGCCGCCAATCATGAATGCGATTGAAGAGCGTCAGAAAAAAATTGCTGACGGTCTTGTAGCCGCTGAACGCGCTGCAAAAGACTTAGATCTAGCGCAAGCCAACGCTTCTGATCAAATGAAGGAAGCGAAGCGCACTGCAACCGAGGTTATTGAGCAAGCAAACAAGCGTAAAGCACAAATTATCGATGAAGCTCGTGAGGAAGCTTTGGCAGAACGTCAAAAAATCCTAGCGCAAGCTGAAGCGGAAATTGAAGCGGAACGTAACCGTGCTCGCGATGACCTGCGCAAACAGGTTGCAACTCTGGCTGTAGCTGGTGCTGAGAAGATTCTTGAGCGTAGTATCGATAAAGATGCGCAAAAAGACATTCTCGACAATATTACTGCGAAACTTTAA
- the atpB gene encoding F0F1 ATP synthase subunit A, translating to MAAPGEALTSAGYITHHLTNLSLGKLGLVDESSFWNVHIDSLFFSLLTGLVFLWIFRSVAKKATAGVPGKLQCFVEMIVEFVDENVKDTFHGRNALIAPLALTIFCWVFLMNLMDLVPIDFIPYPAEQMGIPYLKVVPTTDVNITMAMALGVFALMIYYSIKVKGLVGFTKELTLHPFNTPIMIPFNMLIEVVSLLSKPLSLGMRLFGNMFAGEVVFILCAAMLPWYLQWMGSLPWAIFHILVITIQAFVFMMLTIVYLSMAHEDSH from the coding sequence ATGGCTGCGCCAGGTGAAGCGCTAACATCGGCCGGATACATCACTCACCACTTGACCAACCTTTCTTTAGGAAAGCTAGGTTTAGTGGACGAGTCGAGTTTCTGGAACGTACATATCGATAGCCTGTTTTTTTCTCTGCTAACTGGTTTGGTATTCCTTTGGATATTCCGTTCAGTAGCAAAGAAAGCAACAGCTGGTGTGCCGGGCAAGCTGCAGTGTTTTGTTGAGATGATCGTGGAATTCGTTGACGAAAACGTCAAGGATACGTTTCATGGACGCAACGCACTCATCGCGCCCCTAGCACTAACTATCTTCTGTTGGGTATTCCTAATGAACTTGATGGACTTAGTGCCTATCGATTTCATTCCTTACCCTGCAGAGCAAATGGGTATCCCTTACTTGAAAGTGGTGCCTACTACTGATGTCAATATCACGATGGCTATGGCACTAGGTGTTTTTGCTCTGATGATCTACTACAGCATCAAAGTAAAAGGTCTAGTTGGCTTTACAAAAGAGTTGACCCTACACCCGTTTAATACCCCAATCATGATTCCATTTAACATGCTTATCGAAGTTGTGTCTTTGCTTTCAAAGCCACTTTCACTTGGTATGCGTCTGTTCGGTAACATGTTTGCGGGCGAGGTGGTCTTCATCCTTTGTGCGGCAATGCTACCATGGTATTTACAATGGATGGGCTCACTACCATGGGCGATATTCCATATTCTAGTAATAACGATTCAAGCCTTCGTGTTTATGATGCTAACGATTGTTTATCTATCAATGGCACACGAAGACAGTCATTAA
- a CDS encoding F0F1 ATP synthase subunit I: protein MVAALARPGRALAKRLLLIQAGAVALVAVGMTVAVNAEWGISALIGGGSFVIANAVFALCAFLFSGARAAKKVAASFYAGIALKILIIASLFSIAYMYIQVEVIPLNLTFLLVVLINLMAPVIFVNNKK from the coding sequence ATGGTAGCGGCATTAGCGAGACCAGGACGAGCGCTTGCAAAGCGATTGTTACTGATTCAAGCGGGTGCGGTTGCGTTAGTAGCTGTTGGGATGACAGTGGCTGTAAATGCTGAGTGGGGAATTTCAGCGCTCATTGGTGGTGGCAGTTTTGTTATTGCTAATGCTGTTTTTGCGTTGTGCGCATTTCTGTTTAGTGGGGCTCGTGCAGCGAAGAAAGTTGCCGCGTCTTTCTATGCGGGTATCGCCCTGAAAATCCTTATTATAGCCTCCCTATTCTCAATAGCTTACATGTATATTCAGGTGGAAGTGATTCCTCTGAATCTCACATTTTTACTGGTCGTCTTAATTAACCTTATGGCTCCAGTAATTTTCGTTAACAACAAAAAATAG